The Micromonospora sp. NBC_01740 genome includes a window with the following:
- a CDS encoding DedA family protein: protein MALAENVDPTELGGLTGWVAGVIDAAGAVGVALLVALESIIPPIPSEIVLAMAGYLASEGRFNVVLVGLAATAGSLGGALVLYWLGAAAGEDRLKRWLDRLPLVDLDDLEKADRWFERHGRWAVLFGRMMPVVRSLISIPAGANRMPLPEFIVFTTLGSGIWNALFVGLGYALGSRWQQIEQYSKWFDYGIIAVFVVMIAWWVIKKTRRRRAHADATP, encoded by the coding sequence ATGGCACTCGCCGAGAACGTCGACCCGACCGAACTCGGCGGCCTGACCGGGTGGGTGGCGGGGGTGATCGACGCCGCCGGCGCCGTCGGGGTGGCCCTGCTGGTCGCCCTGGAGAGCATCATCCCGCCGATCCCGAGCGAGATCGTGCTGGCGATGGCCGGCTACCTGGCCAGCGAGGGACGGTTCAACGTCGTCCTGGTGGGGCTCGCCGCCACCGCCGGCTCCCTGGGCGGGGCACTGGTCCTCTACTGGCTGGGCGCGGCTGCCGGCGAGGACCGGCTCAAGCGCTGGCTCGACCGGCTGCCCCTGGTCGACCTGGACGACCTGGAGAAGGCCGACCGCTGGTTCGAGCGACACGGCCGGTGGGCGGTGCTCTTCGGCCGGATGATGCCGGTGGTCCGCAGCCTGATCTCCATCCCCGCCGGGGCCAACCGGATGCCGCTGCCGGAGTTCATCGTGTTCACCACGCTGGGCAGCGGCATCTGGAACGCGCTCTTCGTCGGCCTGGGCTACGCGCTCGGCTCCCGCTGGCAGCAGATCGAGCAGTACAGCAAGTGGTTCGACTACGGCATCATCGCCGTCTTCGTCGTGATGATCGCCTGGTGGGTGATCAAGAAGACCCGTCGCCGCCGCGCCCACGCCGACGCCACCCCCTGA
- a CDS encoding alpha-amylase family protein has translation MADRWYSEAVVYCLDIDTYADSDGDGVGDIRGLIGRLDYLARLGVTCLWLHPIHPSPNRDDGYDATDFYNIDPRFGTLGDFAELLHQAQNRGIRIIIDLVVNHTSNEHPWFQSARSSPDSPYRDWYVWADHEPADRHQGMVFPGEQHETWSYDRTAKAWYYHRFYKFQPDLNFTNPAVREEIKKIVSFWLQLGVSGFRMDAVPFIIELTEPGNPNSPKDFEFLTELRQHVQWRRGDAVLLAEANVEPDQLPTFFADSGGSGNRLHMLFDFMLNGRLMLALARQDPEPIIEALRDTPALPEGGQWATFLRNHDEIDLSRLTAEQRNQVYAEFGPDENMRIYDRGIRRRLAPMLGNDRRRIELAYALQFSLRGTPVLRYGEEIGMGEDLSLPGREAIRTPMQWSYQPNAGFSTADPEKLVRPVIDKGEYSYEKVNVTVQRSDQKSLLAWFERMIRTLREAPEVGSGSTTHIDVAMPPGVLAHRADGRTGTMVFVHNLGTTDAEVDLSMLEPEADLPIDVLADRNYGDVGKLDRLKVAGHGYRWIRLCRGRGL, from the coding sequence ATGGCTGACAGGTGGTACTCGGAGGCGGTCGTCTACTGCCTCGACATCGACACGTACGCGGACTCCGACGGCGACGGGGTCGGTGACATCCGGGGGCTCATCGGCCGGCTGGACTACCTCGCCCGGCTGGGCGTGACCTGCCTCTGGCTGCATCCCATCCACCCGTCGCCCAACCGCGACGACGGGTACGACGCGACCGACTTCTACAACATCGACCCGCGCTTCGGCACCCTCGGCGACTTCGCGGAACTGCTGCACCAGGCGCAGAACCGCGGCATCCGGATCATCATCGACCTGGTGGTCAACCACACGTCGAACGAGCACCCGTGGTTCCAGTCCGCCCGCTCCTCGCCGGACTCGCCGTACCGGGACTGGTACGTCTGGGCCGACCACGAGCCGGCCGACCGGCACCAGGGCATGGTCTTCCCCGGCGAGCAGCACGAGACGTGGAGCTACGACCGGACCGCCAAGGCCTGGTACTACCACCGGTTCTACAAGTTCCAGCCGGACCTGAACTTCACGAACCCCGCGGTCCGCGAGGAGATCAAGAAGATCGTCTCGTTCTGGCTCCAGCTCGGCGTCTCCGGCTTCCGGATGGACGCGGTGCCGTTCATCATCGAGCTGACCGAGCCGGGCAACCCGAACTCGCCGAAGGACTTCGAGTTCCTCACCGAGCTGCGCCAGCACGTGCAGTGGCGCCGGGGCGACGCCGTCCTGCTCGCCGAGGCCAACGTCGAGCCCGACCAGCTGCCGACCTTCTTCGCCGACAGCGGCGGCTCGGGCAACCGCCTGCACATGCTCTTCGACTTCATGCTCAACGGGCGCCTGATGCTGGCCCTGGCGCGGCAGGACCCGGAGCCGATCATCGAGGCGCTGCGGGACACCCCGGCGCTGCCCGAGGGCGGCCAGTGGGCCACCTTCCTGCGTAACCACGACGAGATCGACCTCTCCCGGCTCACCGCCGAGCAGCGCAACCAGGTGTACGCGGAGTTCGGCCCCGACGAGAACATGCGCATCTACGACCGGGGCATCCGCCGCCGGCTCGCCCCGATGCTCGGCAACGACCGCCGCCGCATCGAGCTGGCGTACGCGTTGCAGTTCTCGCTGCGCGGCACGCCGGTGCTGCGCTACGGCGAGGAGATCGGCATGGGGGAGGACCTGTCGCTGCCCGGCCGGGAGGCGATCCGCACCCCGATGCAGTGGTCGTACCAGCCGAACGCCGGCTTCTCCACGGCCGACCCGGAGAAGCTCGTCCGACCGGTGATCGACAAGGGCGAGTACAGCTACGAGAAGGTCAACGTGACCGTCCAGCGCAGCGACCAGAAGTCGCTGCTCGCCTGGTTCGAGCGGATGATCCGTACGCTGCGCGAGGCCCCCGAGGTGGGCTCGGGCTCGACCACCCACATCGACGTGGCGATGCCGCCGGGCGTGCTGGCGCACCGGGCCGACGGGCGCACCGGCACGATGGTCTTCGTGCACAACCTCGGCACCACCGACGCCGAGGTGGACCTGAGCATGCTGGAGCCGGAGGCGGACCTGCCCATCGACGTCCTCGCCGACCGCAACTACGGCGACGTGGGCAAGCTGGACCGGCTCAAGGTGGCCGGCCACGGCTACCGGTGGATCCGCCTCTGCCGGGGTCGCGGCCTCTGA
- a CDS encoding class I SAM-dependent methyltransferase, producing MPRYLLFPGRHHLLTRFQAGYLRQLAARGDDPLADGDGATGSEDAGGTTGSDDAGGATVVWAVTSANHENTRRNPVPYHRREAAIERFSVLAGLRSVVVPVFDTVPTDRFAEVTLKTVAASTGLELTPADTVVACSTPEVAAMYERLGFRIAGVEADVEPTPVRPWDVLLRLADDDPSWRDLTHPATVDVYRRYRLDDLVRSVVNDPVVGDEGGLTATRDYRTYAEAFSDAAQRKWDAVREHVRPGRIVDVGCGAGAVLELADREPALRESDLIGVEVARHLFEECVHKKAQGVFANPNVFFYRRNVLGGAVFAPRSVDTTMTFALTHEIWSYGERMASLRRFVQALYDHTVPGGVWINSDVCGPDGRDRTVHLRLTTTDGVNPPAPRTDLAALPPGEVTAYVDALSTRARLDQFAVDYRFPFAYRPVDGADGVVELTLGAAMDFLTRKDYTDNWLSETQEQFCGLEYADWKSLLTDVGFEIDPASATSRNDWIVTNRLAPVAALSTPAGEPLDWPVTHVRLIARRPVNT from the coding sequence ATGCCCCGCTACCTGCTCTTTCCCGGCCGCCACCACCTGTTGACCCGCTTCCAGGCCGGGTACCTCCGCCAGCTCGCGGCGCGGGGCGACGACCCCCTCGCCGACGGTGACGGCGCGACCGGGAGCGAGGACGCGGGCGGCACGACCGGAAGCGACGACGCCGGCGGCGCGACCGTGGTGTGGGCGGTCACCTCGGCCAACCACGAGAACACCCGGCGCAACCCGGTCCCGTACCACCGGCGGGAGGCGGCGATCGAACGGTTCAGCGTGCTCGCCGGGCTCCGGTCGGTGGTGGTGCCGGTGTTCGACACCGTACCGACCGACAGGTTCGCCGAGGTGACCCTGAAGACCGTCGCGGCGTCCACCGGGTTGGAGCTGACCCCGGCGGACACGGTGGTCGCCTGCTCGACGCCGGAGGTCGCCGCGATGTACGAACGGCTCGGTTTCCGGATCGCCGGGGTGGAGGCCGACGTCGAGCCGACACCGGTCCGGCCGTGGGACGTCCTGCTGCGCCTGGCCGACGACGACCCGTCGTGGCGGGACCTCACCCATCCGGCCACCGTCGACGTGTACCGCCGCTACCGGCTCGACGACCTGGTCCGCTCCGTGGTGAACGACCCGGTGGTCGGCGACGAGGGCGGACTGACCGCCACCCGCGACTACCGGACGTACGCCGAGGCGTTCAGCGACGCCGCGCAGCGCAAGTGGGACGCGGTGCGCGAGCACGTGCGACCGGGGCGGATCGTCGACGTCGGCTGCGGCGCGGGCGCCGTCCTGGAGCTGGCCGACCGGGAGCCGGCCCTGCGGGAGAGTGACCTGATCGGCGTCGAGGTGGCCCGGCACCTGTTCGAGGAGTGCGTCCACAAGAAGGCGCAGGGCGTCTTCGCCAACCCGAACGTCTTCTTCTACCGGCGCAACGTGCTCGGCGGGGCGGTGTTCGCGCCGCGCTCGGTGGACACCACGATGACCTTCGCGCTGACCCACGAGATCTGGTCGTACGGCGAGCGGATGGCCTCGCTGCGCCGGTTCGTGCAGGCCCTCTACGACCACACCGTGCCGGGCGGGGTGTGGATCAACAGCGACGTGTGCGGGCCGGACGGCCGGGACCGGACGGTGCACCTGCGCCTGACCACGACGGACGGCGTCAACCCGCCCGCGCCGCGTACCGACCTGGCGGCCCTGCCGCCCGGTGAGGTGACGGCGTACGTCGACGCGCTGTCGACCCGGGCCCGGCTGGACCAGTTCGCGGTCGACTACCGGTTCCCGTTCGCGTACCGCCCGGTGGACGGGGCGGACGGCGTGGTCGAGCTGACCCTCGGCGCGGCGATGGACTTCCTCACCCGCAAGGACTACACCGACAACTGGCTGTCGGAGACCCAGGAACAGTTCTGCGGCCTGGAGTACGCCGACTGGAAGTCGTTGCTCACCGACGTCGGGTTCGAGATCGACCCAGCGAGCGCGACGTCCCGCAACGACTGGATCGTCACCAACCGCCTCGCCCCGGTGGCCGCCCTCAGCACCCCGGCCGGCGAACCGCTGGACTGGCCCGTCACCCACGTACGCCTGATCGCCCGCCGTCCGGTCAACACCTGA
- a CDS encoding M23 family metallopeptidase yields MTKETAGRRLRALTVAAAVLCGLVLVPAQPAAAQTGAMIQPVGGRVTGVLSNRCGATDSDHYGVDVAGNGGTAIGAAYPGTVAFAGWTSGGGNMVTLSHASGYQTRYLHMAQPAAVALGQQVGQGQVLGYVGSTGNSTGPHLHFEIRRNGAVHNIAPAYACGATVTKGAPINLPFPDLTPAGAAPDRFAFVNSAGVLFAKDGAYSSWQAVNSGGATKVVLSGNWIGWVQGGNFYVKDGVYGQWLTLAGGGQVRDIAVSGDRFAFVNSAGVLYAKDGAYSSWQAVNSGGATRVVLSGNRIGWVQGGNFYVKEGVYGQWLTLAGGGQVRDIAVSGDRFAFVNSAGVLYAKDGAYSSWQAVNSGGATRVVLSGNRIGWVQGGNFYAKDGIQGGWLTLAEGGQVSDVAVGGDDWFAFVGGGNFFAKQGIHAGWLTMAGGGQVGDVDIAT; encoded by the coding sequence GTGACCAAGGAGACAGCGGGTAGGCGGCTGCGGGCGCTCACGGTGGCCGCGGCGGTCCTGTGCGGACTTGTGCTCGTGCCGGCGCAGCCGGCGGCCGCGCAGACCGGGGCCATGATCCAGCCGGTGGGTGGGCGGGTCACGGGGGTGTTGTCGAACAGGTGCGGCGCCACCGACAGCGACCACTACGGGGTGGACGTCGCGGGGAACGGTGGGACGGCGATCGGGGCCGCCTATCCGGGCACGGTCGCGTTCGCCGGTTGGACCTCCGGCGGGGGCAACATGGTGACGCTCTCGCACGCCAGCGGCTACCAGACCCGCTACCTGCACATGGCGCAGCCGGCCGCGGTCGCGCTCGGGCAGCAGGTCGGGCAGGGGCAGGTGCTCGGGTACGTCGGCAGCACCGGCAACTCGACCGGCCCGCACCTGCACTTCGAGATCCGCCGCAACGGCGCGGTCCACAACATCGCCCCGGCGTACGCCTGCGGCGCCACGGTGACCAAGGGCGCGCCGATCAACCTTCCGTTCCCGGACCTGACGCCGGCCGGGGCCGCTCCCGACCGGTTCGCGTTCGTGAACTCGGCGGGGGTGCTGTTCGCGAAGGATGGCGCGTACTCGTCGTGGCAGGCGGTCAACTCGGGTGGGGCGACGAAGGTGGTGCTCTCCGGCAACTGGATCGGTTGGGTGCAGGGCGGCAACTTCTACGTCAAGGACGGTGTGTACGGGCAGTGGTTGACGCTGGCTGGGGGCGGGCAGGTGCGGGACATCGCGGTCAGTGGTGACCGGTTTGCGTTCGTGAACTCGGCGGGGGTGCTGTACGCGAAGGATGGCGCGTACTCGTCGTGGCAGGCGGTGAACTCGGGTGGGGCGACGAGGGTGGTGCTGTCCGGTAACCGGATCGGTTGGGTGCAGGGCGGCAACTTCTACGTCAAGGAGGGTGTCTACGGGCAGTGGTTGACGCTGGCTGGGGGCGGGCAGGTGCGGGACATCGCGGTCAGTGGTGACCGGTTTGCGTTCGTGAACTCGGCGGGGGTGCTGTACGCGAAGGATGGCGCGTACTCGTCGTGGCAGGCGGTGAACTCGGGTGGGGCGACGAGGGTGGTGCTGTCCGGTAACCGGATCGGTTGGGTGCAGGGCGGCAACTTCTACGCCAAGGACGGCATCCAGGGCGGGTGGCTCACCCTGGCCGAGGGTGGACAGGTCAGCGACGTCGCGGTCGGCGGCGACGACTGGTTCGCGTTCGTCGGCGGCGGGAACTTCTTCGCCAAGCAGGGCATCCACGCCGGGTGGCTGACGATGGCCGGCGGCGGGCAGGTCGGCGACGTCGACATCGCCACCTGA
- a CDS encoding DUF1349 domain-containing protein: protein MGDAERPVDWAEGEWWNEPVRVENGPAGELLVQPAEGSDLWRHTSYGFVHDDAPALLAPLPAGEAMEVTFVLDYGEQFDQAGVLVRVDDRNWIKAGVEVSDGEPQVGAVVTREVSDWSVAGVPRWAGREVTVRVSRDGDALTVRARADDEPWRLVRLAPLAPDAVATAGPYCCSPTRAGLRIRFTGWRRGLADAALHPEE, encoded by the coding sequence ATGGGTGACGCGGAGCGACCGGTCGACTGGGCCGAGGGTGAGTGGTGGAACGAGCCGGTGCGGGTCGAGAACGGGCCGGCGGGCGAGTTGCTGGTGCAGCCGGCCGAGGGCAGCGACCTGTGGCGGCACACCTCGTACGGCTTCGTCCACGATGACGCCCCGGCGCTGCTCGCGCCGCTGCCCGCCGGCGAGGCGATGGAGGTGACCTTCGTGCTCGACTACGGCGAGCAGTTCGACCAGGCCGGCGTGCTGGTGCGGGTGGACGACCGGAACTGGATCAAGGCCGGGGTGGAGGTCAGCGACGGCGAGCCGCAGGTGGGTGCCGTGGTGACCCGGGAAGTCTCCGACTGGTCGGTCGCCGGCGTGCCGAGGTGGGCCGGGCGGGAGGTGACCGTCCGGGTCAGCCGCGACGGGGACGCGCTCACCGTACGGGCCCGCGCCGACGACGAGCCGTGGCGGCTGGTCCGGCTCGCACCGCTGGCCCCGGACGCGGTGGCGACGGCCGGGCCGTACTGCTGCTCCCCCACCCGGGCGGGCCTGCGGATCCGGTTCACCGGCTGGCGACGCGGGCTGGCCGACGCCGCGCTGCACCCGGAGGAATGA